One genomic segment of Leptospira sp. WS92.C1 includes these proteins:
- a CDS encoding ClpXP protease specificity-enhancing factor SspB, whose translation MDKQNLKDEILSLRKFKRQLFDLYWDQFGTFFLHALPHPKLAIGKRGLVGDEKEAGIVLVFSPKGGVRNLDLQEEWIYAELQFGYTWEELFIPWDCILRYFDKTQQTLTNMKVFTTEAEILKQLSPSEKTALTEKKEGETKDDKSNVIQVDFGSKSKQ comes from the coding sequence ATGGATAAACAGAATCTAAAAGACGAAATTCTGAGTCTCAGAAAATTCAAACGACAATTATTCGATCTTTATTGGGATCAATTCGGAACGTTTTTTCTACACGCACTTCCTCATCCTAAACTTGCAATCGGTAAACGCGGATTAGTCGGTGACGAAAAAGAGGCCGGTATTGTTCTCGTTTTTAGTCCTAAGGGCGGGGTTCGCAATCTGGATCTTCAGGAAGAATGGATCTACGCCGAACTCCAATTTGGTTATACTTGGGAGGAACTCTTTATTCCTTGGGATTGTATTCTGCGCTATTTTGATAAAACACAACAAACTTTGACAAATATGAAAGTTTTTACTACTGAAGCGGAGATTCTAAAACAACTTTCACCGAGTGAAAAAACGGCTTTAACAGAGAAAAAAGAGGGTGAGACGAAGGATGATAAATCCAACGTGATTCAAGTGGATTTTGGGAGT